Proteins from one Ahaetulla prasina isolate Xishuangbanna chromosome 2, ASM2864084v1, whole genome shotgun sequence genomic window:
- the LOC131193489 gene encoding zinc finger protein 84-like — protein sequence MEKPHECRDCGKGFIRNYNLLRHKTTHTGEKPFECPICGKGFSQNSSLVTHQRIHTGDKPYECLECGKSFSRNSTLVTHQRTHTGEKPFECPDCGKSFSLSSSLVTHQRTHTGEKPFECPDCWKSFSLSSSLVKHQRTHTGEKPFECPICRKGFCENSSLVKHQRTHTGEKPFECPICGKSFSDNSNLVTHQVTHTGEKPFECPDCGKCYNQNSHLVIHQRTHTGEKPFECPDCGKCYSRNSHLVIHWRIHTGEKPFECPICRKGFCDNSSLVKHQRTHTGEKPFECPICGKSFSDNSNLVTHQRTHTGEKPFECSICGKSFSNNSTLVRHQSTHRGEKPFECPDCGKGFSRNSQLMNHQKTHTGKKPFVCPICGKSLNDNSSLVRHQKTHTGEKPFECPDCGKGFSQKSNLMTHQRCHTGEKPFECPECGKGFSHNSSLVQHQSTHTGEKPFQCPDCGKGFSRNAHLMNHQKTHTGEKPFEFPICGKSFNDNSSLVKHQKTHTGE from the coding sequence ATGGAGAAACCTCATGAGTGTcgagattgtgggaaaggtttcattaGAAATTACAACCTCCTGAGACACAAGACCACACACaccggagagaaaccctttgaatgtcctatctgtggaaaAGGTTTTAGTCAGAATTCCAGTCTGGTaacacaccagaggattcacacaggagacaaACCATATGAATGTcttgagtgtgggaaaagtttcagtcggaattctactctcgtgacacaccagaggactcatacaggagagaaaccctttgaatgtcctgattgtgggaaaagttttagtctgagttccagcctggtgacacaccagaggactcacacaggggagaaaccctttgaatgtcctgattgttggaaaagttttagtctgagttccagcctggtgaaacaccagaggactcacacaggagagaaaccctttgaatgtcctatctgtaggAAAGGTTTTTGTgaaaattccagcctggtgaaacaccagaggactcacacaggagagaaaccctttgaatgtcctatctgtgggaaaagctttagtgataattccaatcTGGTGACACACCAggtgactcacacaggagagaaaccctttgaatgccctgactgtgggaaatgttacaatcagaattcccacctggtgatacaccagaggactcacacaggagagaaaccctttgaatgtcctgactgtgggaaatgtTACAGTcgtaattcccacctggtgattcactggaggattcacacaggagagaaaccctttgaatgtcctatctgtaggAAAGGTTTTTGTgacaattccagcctggtgaaacatcagaggactcacacaggagagaaaccctttgaatgtcctatttgtgggaaaagctttagtgataattccaatctggtgacacaccagaggactcacacaggagagaaaccctttgaatgttctatctgtgggaaaagttttagtaataattccacgctggtgagacaccagagtacTCAtagaggagagaaaccctttgaatgtcctgactgtggaaaAGGTTTTAGTCGAAATTCCCAACTCATGAACCACCAGAAGACTCACACAGGAAAGAAACCCTTTGTATGTCCTATCTGTGGAAAAAGTTTGaatgataattccagcctggttagACATCagaagactcacacaggagagaaaccctttgaatgtccagaCTGTGGAAAAGGTTTTAGTCAGAAGTCCAACCTCATGACACATCAGAGgtgtcacacaggagagaaaccctttgaatgtcctgagtgtgggaaaggtttcagtcataattccagcctggttcaGCACCAGAgtactcatacaggagagaaaccgtttcaatgtcctgactgtggaaaAGGTTTTAGTCGAAATGCCCACCTCATGAACCACCAGAagacacacacaggagagaaaccctttgaatttcCTATCTGTGGAAAAAGTTTTaatgataattccagcctggtgaaacatcagaagactcacacaggagaataA